GCGTTTGTAGGCAACTAGTTTTTCCATATTCTTCACTCTTTCTATCGGTGGTTAACAGCTTTCATAACACGCTCAATATCACGATCTTGCTCACGTCGTTTGATAGACTCACGTTTATCATAATCATGTTTCCCTTTTGCAAGTCCTAAAAGTAACTTGGCATAGCCATCTTTGATATAAACTTTAAGAGGAACCAAGGTCATCCCTGTTCCTTTTGTTTCTTGCTCCAATTTCTGGATTTGTTTTTTATGAAGGAGGAGTTTACGACGACGTTCGGGTTCCTGATTCCAGATATTTCCTTCTTCATAAGGAGCGATATGGACATTACTCAGCCAAACTTCCCCATTCTTAACCTGGGCAAACCCATCTTTCAGATTGATGCGGGCTGCTCGAACACTCTTGATCTCAGTTCCTGTCAGGACCATTCCTGCTTCTAGCGTATCTACGATTGTATAGTCGTGGTGCGCCTTTTTATTTTGCGCGACGACCTTTCCCACGCCCTTTGCCATGCTTAGCTCCTTTCTTTGCTACTTCCTTATAAAAAGGTTTCTTGCTCTTTTTCTTTTTGTCCTTTGGAGAATGCTTGCGCTTATCATTTGAGCGTCCTGATTTTCTCTTGTCTTCCTTCTTATCTGAACGACGACTTGAACCACGACCCCTGTCTCTGCGACCAGCTTGTTTCAAACCTTTTTCAATGACATCAAATTCACTTGGAATAAAGGAGAAATCAATCTCGCCAGTCATCTTATCGGCTCTTTCGACACGAATACGGATCTGCTGTCCCACTCGGAAGGTAATACCTGATTTCTCCCCACGAAGAGTCAAATCACGTTCATTGAAATGGTAGAACTCAGGGAGATTTGTAATGTGAATCAATCCTTCGACTGTATTTGGCAATTCAACAAAAAGACCAAATTTAACAATACTTGAAACAACTGCATCATACTCTTCGCCAACGTACTCTTCCATGTATTCAGCTTTTTTCATGGCTTCGACTTCACGCTCAGCCTCGATAGCTCGGCGCTCACGGTTGGAAGACTGGGTGGCAATCTCAGGAATGACCTGTTCAAAATGATCTGCTACATCCTTAGAACGTCCATAGTCACGAATCATACGATGAACAAGAAGGTCAGGATAACGACGAATTGGGCTGGTAAAGTGAGTGTAGTAGTCTGCAGCTAATCCATAGTGACCGTGATTATGCTCAGAATAACGAGCCTGCTGCATCGAACGCAGAAGCATCATGGACAATACATCCGCATATGGCTCGCCTTCAACAGCACTCATGATGTCTTGGAGTACTTCCTGGCTAATCTCACTGGCAGTCCCATAGATTCGTAATCCAAAACTTGAAGCATAATCAATAAACTTCTGAACTT
The window above is part of the Streptococcus sp. Marseille-Q6470 genome. Proteins encoded here:
- the smpB gene encoding SsrA-binding protein SmpB, which gives rise to MAKGVGKVVAQNKKAHHDYTIVDTLEAGMVLTGTEIKSVRAARINLKDGFAQVKNGEVWLSNVHIAPYEEGNIWNQEPERRRKLLLHKKQIQKLEQETKGTGMTLVPLKVYIKDGYAKLLLGLAKGKHDYDKRESIKRREQDRDIERVMKAVNHR